The bacterium HR11 genome includes a region encoding these proteins:
- the treT gene encoding Trehalose synthase: MKANTGAEATPERAERPRVAFVVQRYGQDITGGSEYLCRMVAERLTRWYQVEVLTTCAKDYQTWRNEYTPGRGRSNGVIVYRFPTIQERDMARFNEFSEWIFSRPHTDRDELRWLDQQGPVCPDLIEYIEKNRNQYDVFVFFTYLYYPTYYGLKAAGRPAVLVPTAHDEPPLRLRLYREVFERPRAFIFNSHAEARLVDRRFGLRGRPYRVAGIGVQVPHSVSGTRFRTQQGLDRPYIVFAGRIDAGKNVHELIDYYRRFKQTHPRPPYLVLLGSLGMELPPDPDIIYVGFVSEWEKWDILRGAAVTVIPSFLESLSIVALESMYLGTPVLVNARGEVLKEHAVRSHGGLFYRDYEEFEAMLDFLLQKPDIRRQLGRQGRQYVQRYFTWPRVLARYRAVLEAVRGKS, translated from the coding sequence ATGAAAGCGAACACCGGCGCAGAAGCCACACCCGAGCGGGCCGAACGGCCCCGGGTCGCCTTCGTCGTCCAGCGCTACGGCCAAGACATCACCGGCGGGTCCGAGTACCTCTGCCGGATGGTCGCCGAACGGCTGACCCGGTGGTATCAGGTCGAGGTCCTGACGACCTGCGCCAAGGACTATCAGACGTGGCGGAACGAGTACACGCCCGGCCGGGGCCGGTCCAACGGCGTGATCGTCTATCGGTTTCCGACCATCCAGGAACGGGACATGGCCCGCTTCAACGAGTTTTCCGAGTGGATCTTCAGCCGTCCGCATACGGACCGGGACGAACTGCGGTGGCTCGACCAGCAGGGCCCCGTGTGTCCGGACCTGATCGAGTACATCGAAAAGAACCGAAATCAATACGATGTTTTCGTATTTTTCACGTATCTCTACTACCCCACGTACTACGGCCTGAAGGCCGCCGGCCGGCCCGCCGTCCTCGTCCCGACGGCCCACGACGAGCCGCCCCTCCGACTCCGCCTGTACCGAGAGGTCTTCGAACGACCCCGGGCCTTCATCTTCAACTCCCACGCCGAGGCCCGCCTGGTCGACCGCCGGTTCGGCCTCCGGGGCCGGCCTTACCGGGTCGCCGGCATCGGCGTCCAGGTCCCGCATTCGGTCTCCGGGACCCGATTCCGGACCCAGCAGGGCCTGGACCGACCCTACATCGTCTTTGCCGGCCGGATCGACGCCGGCAAGAATGTCCACGAGTTGATCGATTACTACCGGCGGTTCAAGCAGACTCACCCCCGACCGCCTTACCTGGTCCTGTTGGGCTCCCTGGGGATGGAGCTCCCGCCGGACCCGGACATCATTTACGTGGGCTTCGTGTCGGAGTGGGAGAAGTGGGACATCCTGCGGGGGGCCGCCGTGACGGTCATCCCGTCCTTCTTAGAAAGTCTTTCCATCGTGGCCCTGGAGTCGATGTACCTGGGGACGCCCGTCCTGGTCAACGCCCGGGGGGAGGTCCTGAAAGAACACGCCGTCCGGAGCCACGGCGGCCTCTTCTATCGGGACTACGAGGAATTCGAGGCGATGCTGGACTTCCTGCTCCAGAAGCCGGATATCCGCCGCCAGCTCGGCCGCCAGGGCCGCCAGTACGTCCAGCGGTACTTCACGTGGCCCCGTGTCCTGGCCCGCTACCGGGCCGTCCTGGAGGCCGTCCGGGGGAAGTCATAG
- the pimB_2 gene encoding GDP-mannose-dependent monoacylated alpha-(1-6)-phosphatidylinositol monomannoside mannosyltransferase translates to MNGGSRRIVQLVPAFHREDAIGQHIRTVHDYFQAVGWESFIVALEADPALRSVVTPWSPDLARQWAGSVWVLHYALPSVLTEFFKQAPGRRVLVYHNITPPEYFLPWSAELAFLAQAGRRELEGLRGFTDWAVADSHFNAEELRALGYEAVDVLPILVDWGRYPAPSPLAASTYIDPFYDYWLFVGRVVPNKKVEALIRLVFWYRKFYRSSTRLLVVGKLNNTPRYVRWLYELRAALHLTAQDVAFLGPLPYEDLAACYAHASLFITLSDHEGFCLPVLEAMYYGAPVVAYAAGALPETVGPAGALVYTRDPVVLSEWLDTNIERYRQDPSYRMTQQEHLQKFEAGPYLIRFREQLEVLA, encoded by the coding sequence ATGAACGGTGGGTCCCGACGGATCGTCCAGCTCGTCCCGGCCTTTCACCGGGAAGACGCCATCGGCCAGCACATCCGCACGGTCCACGACTACTTTCAGGCCGTCGGGTGGGAGTCCTTCATCGTCGCCCTGGAGGCCGACCCGGCCCTGCGGTCGGTCGTCACGCCGTGGTCGCCGGACCTGGCCCGGCAGTGGGCCGGGTCCGTATGGGTCCTGCACTACGCCCTGCCGTCGGTCCTGACCGAATTCTTCAAGCAGGCCCCCGGCCGGCGGGTCCTCGTGTACCACAACATCACGCCGCCCGAGTACTTTCTGCCCTGGTCGGCCGAGCTGGCCTTCCTGGCGCAGGCGGGTCGCCGGGAGCTCGAGGGCCTGCGGGGTTTCACGGACTGGGCCGTCGCCGACTCCCACTTTAACGCCGAGGAACTTCGGGCGCTGGGTTATGAGGCCGTGGACGTCCTGCCGATCCTGGTCGACTGGGGCCGGTACCCGGCGCCGTCCCCCCTGGCCGCCTCGACGTACATCGACCCCTTCTATGACTACTGGCTGTTCGTCGGACGGGTCGTCCCGAACAAGAAGGTCGAGGCCCTGATCCGGCTCGTCTTCTGGTACCGCAAGTTTTACCGGAGCTCGACCCGCCTGCTGGTCGTCGGCAAGCTGAACAACACGCCCCGGTACGTCCGGTGGCTCTATGAGCTCCGGGCGGCCCTCCACCTGACGGCCCAGGACGTGGCCTTCCTGGGCCCCCTGCCCTACGAAGACCTGGCCGCCTGCTACGCTCATGCGAGCCTGTTCATCACGCTGAGCGACCACGAGGGCTTCTGCCTCCCCGTGCTGGAGGCCATGTACTACGGGGCGCCCGTCGTGGCTTACGCCGCCGGGGCCCTCCCGGAGACGGTCGGCCCGGCCGGGGCCCTCGTCTATACCCGGGACCCCGTCGTCCTCAGCGAGTGGCTCGACACGAACATAGAACGCTACCGCCAAGACCCGTCCTACCGGATGACCCAGCAGGAACACCTTCAAAAATTCGAGGCCGGCCCCTACCTGATCCGATTCCGGGAACAACTGGAGGTCTTGGCATGA
- the mshA_2 gene encoding D-inositol 3-phosphate glycosyltransferase: MAVIHQFTPVLSYGDAISDSILELQSILRSAGHESEVFVEQAHPKVAHLCHPFVRYRPAPDHLLILHFSIGSDINVFVWLSPGRKVLVYHNITPHTYFEQVHPLLAAQCLLGRYQLRLFRDACVLALADSEFNRRELDAYGIAPNAVFPIPVRFEKFDRADLRRDLMDLYRDGRTNWLFVGRVIPNKRVDALIRAFGVYQRYYNPRSRLIVAGTTQGFERYRAGLLHLARSLGLSDVVLTDHVTLDELVTLYRLADVFVTLSEHEGFCVPLLEAMHCRVPVVAYAAGAMPETLRGGGVVLQTQDPYVVAEAVHTLMTNARLRARVLQNQDRALQYYARYPYADMFLRYINAVI, from the coding sequence ATGGCCGTCATCCATCAGTTCACGCCGGTCCTGTCGTATGGGGACGCCATCAGCGACTCCATCCTGGAGCTTCAGTCCATCCTCCGGTCGGCCGGCCACGAGTCGGAGGTCTTCGTCGAGCAGGCCCATCCGAAGGTCGCCCACCTGTGCCATCCCTTCGTGCGGTACCGGCCGGCCCCGGACCATCTCCTGATCCTGCACTTCTCCATCGGGTCGGACATCAACGTCTTCGTGTGGCTCAGCCCGGGTCGGAAGGTCCTCGTCTACCACAACATCACGCCCCATACGTACTTCGAGCAGGTCCATCCCCTCCTGGCCGCCCAGTGCCTGTTGGGACGGTACCAGCTTCGGCTCTTTCGGGACGCCTGCGTCCTGGCCCTGGCCGACTCGGAGTTCAACCGCCGGGAGCTGGACGCCTACGGCATCGCCCCCAACGCCGTCTTTCCCATCCCCGTGCGCTTTGAAAAGTTCGACCGGGCCGACCTTCGCCGGGACCTGATGGACCTGTACCGGGACGGACGGACGAACTGGCTGTTTGTCGGACGGGTCATCCCCAACAAGCGCGTCGACGCCCTCATCCGGGCCTTCGGGGTGTACCAGCGGTATTACAATCCCCGGAGCCGCCTGATCGTCGCCGGGACGACTCAGGGCTTCGAACGCTACCGGGCGGGGCTTCTCCACCTGGCCCGGTCCTTAGGCCTTTCCGACGTCGTCCTGACGGACCACGTGACGCTGGACGAGCTGGTCACGCTCTACCGGCTGGCCGACGTGTTCGTCACCCTGAGCGAGCACGAGGGCTTCTGCGTCCCCCTCCTGGAGGCCATGCACTGCCGGGTCCCCGTCGTGGCTTACGCCGCCGGGGCCATGCCGGAGACCCTCCGGGGCGGGGGCGTCGTCCTCCAAACGCAGGACCCCTACGTCGTCGCCGAGGCCGTCCATACCTTGATGACCAACGCTCGCCTGCGGGCCCGCGTGTTGCAAAATCAGGACCGGGCGCTACAGTATTATGCCCGTTACCCCTACGCCGACATGTTTCTCCGGTACATTAACGCCGTGATATGA
- the cca_1 gene encoding Multifunctional CCA protein, whose product MKPEVVVTTHMNADLDGFSAMLAVTYLYPEAVPVLPDTYETTIRRILAHPYFETRPFYAWRDIELDALRTVIVVDAGTPSRIGPVYESLRHRPIRWVIYDTHPVEGESVGDQPGSVEVHTAPYGATTTILVREIQARGLSVGSLEATLMALGIYEDTGFFTFVGTTPADLEAAAFLLAQGADVRMIRDWMTVALQAEQAEAIDEIRQSLEVLPVRGATVHFAVIRHRQYIADLAVVVHRIMDETPIEVLFVALETPRHVYVIGRSRSHRIDVGAILAELGGGGHAYAGSASVPQKTAIEVKERLIRVIEERLPAEPRARDVMVRSVRTVSAATTVAQAAEVINRFRVNALPVEADGQVVGLVTRQALDQARAMGLDERPVHEVMAGPPPVVRPEATLDEVAEALLRHRSRIVLVAEPGGPVQGLITRMDLLRARYDWLQLSAVRLARPTGPAMNYWRRLEKLCPPTWVSYFQEIGDIAEARGWRAYLVGGAVRDVVMNQVPQDVDVVVEGPAILLAQAWAERHGGRVHAYEQFGTAVVTLPDGLRIDFATARTETYDYPGAPPRVEVGTLLRQDLYRRDFTINAMALALNPSERGQLVDPFGGLRDVHDGLIRVLHSLSFFEDPARLLRAIRFAARYGFRLSPETQHLFEKARDAGVLERLPGPRKGLELRYLLSEPAILEVFRRMTEARLWPHLHPRWNWRMTDLEEVRRAAEVFDWWRVTLGPERPDAWTFWAFVALQHLPAEDRPTVIREFQWPQEVYRLVVEGRDLLREFQAWYHRTPSATPGEVARRWRDWPVELVLFLMAISDEPLRSYARRYLTEWRSLRPFLTGEDLRRMGLEPGPAFREILDRLWVAQIDGQVQDPDEARAWVARHVSVRAPE is encoded by the coding sequence ATGAAGCCGGAAGTCGTCGTGACGACGCACATGAACGCCGACCTGGACGGCTTCAGCGCCATGCTGGCCGTCACGTACCTGTATCCCGAGGCCGTCCCGGTCCTGCCGGATACGTATGAGACGACGATCCGCCGGATCCTGGCGCATCCCTACTTTGAGACCCGGCCCTTCTACGCCTGGCGGGACATCGAGCTGGACGCCCTTCGGACCGTCATCGTCGTCGACGCCGGGACGCCGAGCCGGATCGGGCCCGTGTACGAGAGCCTCCGCCACCGGCCTATCCGGTGGGTCATCTACGACACGCATCCCGTCGAGGGCGAGTCGGTCGGGGACCAGCCGGGCAGTGTAGAAGTCCACACGGCGCCTTACGGGGCGACGACCACGATCCTGGTCCGGGAGATCCAGGCCCGGGGCCTCTCGGTGGGTAGCCTGGAGGCCACCCTGATGGCCCTGGGGATTTACGAGGACACCGGCTTTTTCACCTTCGTGGGCACGACGCCGGCCGACCTCGAGGCCGCCGCCTTCCTGCTGGCGCAAGGGGCCGACGTCCGCATGATCCGGGACTGGATGACCGTGGCCCTCCAGGCGGAGCAGGCCGAGGCCATCGACGAGATCCGGCAGAGCCTGGAAGTCCTGCCGGTCCGGGGCGCGACCGTGCACTTTGCGGTGATCCGCCACCGACAGTACATCGCCGACCTGGCCGTCGTCGTCCACCGTATCATGGACGAGACACCCATCGAGGTCCTGTTCGTCGCCCTCGAGACGCCTCGACACGTGTACGTGATCGGACGGTCCCGGAGCCACCGCATCGACGTCGGGGCCATCCTGGCCGAACTCGGCGGCGGCGGCCACGCCTACGCCGGGTCGGCTTCCGTCCCCCAGAAGACGGCCATCGAGGTGAAGGAGCGCCTGATCCGGGTCATCGAGGAACGCCTCCCGGCCGAGCCCCGCGCCCGGGACGTCATGGTCCGGTCCGTCCGGACGGTCTCGGCGGCGACGACCGTCGCCCAGGCGGCGGAGGTCATCAACCGGTTTCGGGTCAACGCCCTGCCGGTGGAGGCCGACGGTCAGGTCGTCGGCCTCGTCACCCGCCAGGCCCTGGACCAGGCCCGGGCGATGGGACTCGACGAACGCCCGGTTCACGAGGTCATGGCCGGTCCGCCGCCCGTCGTCCGACCCGAGGCCACGCTGGACGAAGTGGCCGAGGCGCTCCTCCGCCATCGGTCCCGCATCGTCCTGGTCGCCGAACCCGGCGGTCCGGTCCAGGGCCTCATCACCCGCATGGACCTCCTGCGGGCCCGCTACGACTGGCTTCAGCTGAGCGCCGTCCGGCTGGCCCGGCCGACCGGCCCGGCGATGAATTACTGGCGTCGTCTGGAGAAGCTATGCCCGCCGACGTGGGTCTCGTACTTCCAGGAAATCGGCGACATCGCCGAGGCCCGGGGCTGGCGGGCCTATCTCGTCGGCGGGGCCGTCCGGGACGTCGTGATGAACCAGGTGCCCCAGGACGTCGACGTCGTCGTCGAGGGTCCGGCGATCCTGCTGGCGCAGGCATGGGCCGAGCGCCACGGCGGCCGGGTCCACGCCTACGAACAGTTCGGGACGGCCGTCGTGACCCTTCCCGACGGCCTCCGGATCGACTTTGCGACGGCCCGGACGGAGACTTACGACTACCCCGGGGCCCCGCCCCGGGTCGAGGTCGGGACGCTCCTCCGACAGGACCTCTACCGGCGGGACTTCACGATCAACGCCATGGCCCTGGCCCTGAACCCCTCCGAGCGGGGCCAGCTCGTCGACCCCTTCGGGGGCTTGCGAGACGTCCACGACGGCCTCATCCGCGTGCTTCACTCCCTCAGCTTCTTTGAAGACCCGGCCCGGCTCCTGCGGGCCATCCGATTCGCGGCCCGCTACGGCTTTCGGCTCAGCCCCGAGACCCAGCATCTCTTCGAGAAAGCCCGGGACGCCGGCGTCCTCGAACGACTGCCGGGCCCCCGGAAGGGCCTGGAGCTCCGGTACCTCCTGTCCGAGCCGGCCATCCTGGAGGTCTTCCGCCGGATGACGGAGGCCCGGCTCTGGCCCCACCTGCACCCCCGATGGAACTGGCGCATGACCGACCTCGAAGAAGTCCGTCGGGCCGCCGAGGTCTTCGACTGGTGGCGCGTCACGCTCGGCCCCGAACGGCCGGACGCCTGGACGTTCTGGGCTTTCGTCGCCCTTCAGCACCTGCCGGCCGAAGACCGGCCGACGGTCATCCGCGAATTTCAGTGGCCGCAGGAGGTCTACCGCCTCGTCGTCGAGGGACGGGACCTGCTCCGGGAGTTTCAGGCCTGGTACCACCGGACGCCTTCGGCGACGCCCGGCGAGGTCGCCCGCCGGTGGCGGGACTGGCCCGTCGAGCTGGTCCTGTTCCTGATGGCCATCAGCGACGAGCCCCTCCGGAGCTACGCCCGCCGGTACCTGACCGAATGGCGGTCCCTCCGGCCCTTCCTGACCGGCGAGGACCTCCGCCGGATGGGCCTCGAACCCGGTCCCGCCTTTCGGGAAATCCTGGACCGCCTGTGGGTCGCCCAAATCGACGGCCAGGTCCAGGACCCCGACGAGGCCCGGGCCTGGGTTGCCCGGCACGTATCGGTGCGCGCCCCGGAGTGA
- the zraR_3 gene encoding Transcriptional regulatory protein ZraR, giving the protein MSAVSLGPVPQWIGGVFTERGVTWLVLPAEKRLEQTIAQHFRSYPLERWPLYPACGRETIAGGHLIAARWPGLRVAFMWIPPDVDVPPTCWTPLLAWLVRWQEDLQTPRGVPSGETLSVLLELAQAILKMEDFQQVLFSITQKATELLQAERASLFLVNKEENAMDTFLSVRRDARGQVILDTWTHISVPRGRGIVWRSVLDGKLLIVDDVRSHPDFYAEADAQTGYQTRSLLCIPLVVREDERADRPIGALELINKLEGTFDAHDRETATLFAAMAAPMVRLAQAYQELEESRRQLEMMNQFLQAQVQASDAELQKLRIQLEWQKKDPTYRARYHRLIGHSPAMQRIYETIELIKDTDLPVLITGESGTGKELVARSIHEASRRAGQRFVAINCAAIPETLMERELFGAERGAFTGAYQTTQGLIEAADGGTLFLDEIGEMPLALQAKLLRAIETGEVRRLGATQSVRVDVRVLAATNRKLEQYVQEGRFREDLYYRLNVFRIDLPPLRDRKEDIPLLVDYFLRQVMEALHLPEVYVDPQVIQIFMAYAWPGNVRQLENEVRRMATLGHGRLTVDLVSPDILRGIEQAPWIRSPAVGDVSAAFSDQDLNLERLEAWAIREALRRVRGNKARAARLLGISRRTLYDKMARYGIVPSESAELP; this is encoded by the coding sequence ATGAGCGCCGTGAGTCTTGGACCCGTGCCTCAGTGGATCGGCGGGGTCTTCACGGAGCGTGGGGTCACGTGGCTGGTCCTGCCGGCCGAGAAGCGGCTCGAGCAGACGATCGCCCAGCACTTTCGGAGCTACCCCTTAGAGCGCTGGCCCCTGTATCCCGCCTGCGGCCGGGAGACGATCGCCGGGGGCCATCTCATTGCGGCCCGGTGGCCCGGCCTGCGGGTGGCCTTCATGTGGATCCCGCCGGACGTCGATGTGCCGCCGACCTGCTGGACGCCCCTCCTGGCCTGGCTCGTCCGGTGGCAGGAAGACCTCCAGACGCCCCGGGGCGTGCCCTCGGGCGAGACCTTGTCCGTGCTCCTGGAGCTGGCCCAGGCCATCCTGAAGATGGAGGACTTCCAGCAGGTCCTGTTCTCGATCACCCAAAAGGCGACGGAGCTCCTGCAGGCCGAGCGGGCCAGCCTGTTTCTGGTGAACAAGGAAGAGAACGCCATGGACACCTTCCTGTCGGTCCGGCGGGACGCCCGGGGTCAGGTCATCTTAGACACGTGGACCCACATCTCGGTCCCCCGGGGTCGGGGCATCGTCTGGCGGAGCGTCCTGGACGGGAAGCTCCTCATCGTCGACGACGTCCGTTCGCACCCGGACTTTTACGCCGAGGCCGACGCTCAGACGGGCTACCAGACCCGCTCCCTCCTCTGTATCCCCCTGGTCGTCCGGGAGGACGAGCGGGCCGACCGGCCGATCGGGGCCCTCGAGCTGATCAACAAGCTCGAGGGCACCTTTGACGCCCACGACCGGGAGACGGCCACGCTGTTTGCCGCCATGGCGGCCCCCATGGTCCGCCTGGCCCAGGCGTATCAAGAGCTGGAAGAATCCCGCCGCCAGCTCGAGATGATGAACCAGTTCCTGCAGGCCCAGGTCCAGGCCAGTGACGCCGAGCTCCAGAAGCTCCGGATCCAGCTCGAATGGCAAAAGAAGGACCCGACGTATCGGGCCCGGTATCACCGCCTGATCGGCCACAGCCCGGCGATGCAACGGATCTACGAGACGATCGAGCTCATCAAGGACACGGACCTGCCGGTCCTGATCACGGGCGAGAGCGGGACGGGCAAGGAGCTCGTCGCCCGTTCGATCCACGAGGCCTCCCGCCGGGCCGGCCAACGATTCGTCGCCATCAACTGCGCCGCCATCCCGGAGACCCTGATGGAGCGGGAGCTCTTCGGGGCCGAGCGGGGCGCCTTCACGGGGGCGTACCAGACGACCCAAGGCCTCATCGAAGCCGCCGACGGGGGAACGCTGTTCCTCGACGAAATCGGGGAGATGCCCCTGGCGCTCCAGGCCAAGCTCCTACGGGCCATCGAAACCGGCGAGGTCCGGCGCCTGGGGGCCACGCAGTCGGTGCGGGTCGACGTCCGGGTCCTGGCCGCCACGAACCGGAAACTGGAGCAGTACGTTCAGGAGGGCCGCTTCCGGGAAGACCTCTACTACCGGCTGAACGTGTTCCGGATCGACCTGCCGCCGCTTCGAGACCGGAAGGAAGACATCCCCCTGCTGGTCGACTACTTTCTGCGGCAGGTCATGGAGGCCCTCCATCTCCCGGAGGTCTACGTAGACCCCCAGGTCATTCAAATCTTCATGGCCTATGCCTGGCCCGGCAACGTCCGCCAGCTCGAAAACGAGGTCCGCCGGATGGCGACCCTCGGCCACGGCCGCCTGACGGTCGACCTCGTCTCGCCCGACATCCTGCGGGGCATCGAGCAGGCCCCCTGGATTCGGTCGCCGGCCGTCGGGGACGTCTCGGCGGCCTTCAGCGACCAGGACCTGAACCTGGAACGCCTCGAGGCCTGGGCCATCCGGGAAGCCCTCCGCCGCGTCCGGGGCAATAAGGCCCGGGCCGCTCGCCTGCTGGGGATTTCCCGTCGTACGCTCTACGATAAGATGGCCCGGTACGGCATCGTTCCCTCCGAGTCGGCCGAGCTCCCGTGA
- the xseB gene encoding Exodeoxyribonuclease 7 small subunit codes for MEGLTFETALERLRQIVQQLESGNLPLEQLLELYEEGKRLSEFCEQKLQEARRRIERLQATSPTSGESEG; via the coding sequence ATGGAGGGGCTGACCTTTGAGACGGCCTTAGAACGCCTGCGCCAGATCGTCCAGCAGTTAGAGAGTGGGAACCTTCCCCTGGAGCAACTCCTGGAACTTTATGAAGAGGGAAAGCGGCTGTCGGAATTTTGTGAACAGAAGCTTCAGGAGGCCCGGCGACGGATCGAGCGCCTGCAGGCGACGTCCCCCACGAGCGGAGAATCCGAAGGATGA
- the xseA gene encoding Exodeoxyribonuclease 7 large subunit, with the protein MADRIKPSEPADPVAADTDWTAVEDLWGPISSALQETSPPVSSVIPPGVRVWRVSELARQIDDLLRGQFPAVWVRGEVSNRRIYNDWVFFTIKDEQAQLDAVIFDRARVGIVPEDGQVYVFFGTVTFYSSEKRSSCSLRVRTVVPEGAGLLHARYLQLKEKLSAEGLLDEGRKRPLAGWVDTVGVVTSVDGAAVRDILKTLHDQGRTGLVLEGIPPACLTTLADFIRSERLEEGETYLRVVLYHAQVQGDAAPPQLVQGLQTLGRRPDVQVIIVGRGGGSVEDLWAFNDETLARTIRDVSETMGKVVISAVGHEKDETISDLVADVRASTPTQAAQRVLQARRALIEEWRLWSHRLDQAARTALLAKERAYAPWSAVSGRWPVSVERWVDRRTAELADLTIAMVERCRQVLGQAEAALRDLRGRMEPGRLYRLYTERMVDVQRLRERLESSARGAWQAWARALDAVRERLSIRLLERSYEERRRAWADLTDRCDRAAERGWTDGWQVWDHYRTRLLQAGPEAVLARGYSICLTEDGQVVRGVDQLQVGASVRVRLHRGRLTATVTDLTE; encoded by the coding sequence ATGGCCGATCGAATCAAGCCCTCGGAGCCGGCGGACCCGGTGGCCGCAGACACGGACTGGACGGCCGTCGAGGACCTGTGGGGGCCGATTTCCTCGGCCCTTCAGGAGACGAGTCCGCCCGTCTCCTCGGTCATCCCGCCGGGCGTCCGGGTCTGGCGGGTCAGCGAGCTGGCCCGCCAGATCGACGACCTCCTGCGGGGCCAGTTTCCGGCCGTGTGGGTCCGGGGCGAGGTCTCGAACCGGCGCATTTACAACGACTGGGTCTTCTTTACCATCAAGGACGAGCAGGCGCAACTGGACGCCGTCATCTTCGACCGGGCCCGCGTGGGGATCGTCCCGGAGGACGGCCAGGTCTACGTCTTCTTCGGGACGGTCACGTTCTATTCCAGCGAAAAGCGGAGCTCTTGTAGCCTGCGGGTCCGGACGGTCGTCCCCGAGGGCGCCGGCCTGCTCCACGCCCGGTACCTTCAGCTCAAGGAGAAGCTGAGCGCCGAGGGCCTGCTGGACGAAGGGCGCAAGCGGCCCCTGGCGGGCTGGGTCGATACGGTCGGCGTCGTGACGTCCGTCGACGGGGCGGCCGTGCGGGACATCTTGAAGACTCTGCACGACCAGGGTCGCACGGGCCTCGTCCTGGAGGGCATCCCGCCGGCGTGTCTGACGACGCTTGCCGACTTCATCCGGTCGGAGCGTCTGGAAGAGGGCGAGACCTATCTGCGGGTCGTCCTGTATCATGCGCAGGTCCAGGGGGACGCCGCCCCGCCCCAGCTCGTCCAGGGCCTCCAGACGCTGGGCCGACGGCCCGACGTCCAGGTCATCATCGTGGGCCGGGGCGGGGGCTCCGTCGAGGACCTCTGGGCCTTCAACGACGAGACGCTCGCCCGGACGATTCGCGACGTGTCCGAGACGATGGGCAAGGTCGTCATCTCGGCCGTCGGCCACGAGAAGGACGAGACGATCAGCGACCTGGTCGCCGACGTGCGGGCCTCGACGCCGACCCAGGCGGCCCAACGGGTCCTGCAGGCCCGACGGGCCCTGATCGAGGAATGGCGGCTCTGGTCCCATCGGCTGGACCAGGCCGCCCGGACGGCGCTCCTGGCCAAGGAGCGCGCCTATGCGCCCTGGTCCGCCGTCAGCGGTCGGTGGCCCGTCTCCGTAGAACGGTGGGTCGACCGCCGGACGGCCGAGCTGGCCGACCTCACGATCGCGATGGTCGAACGGTGCCGCCAGGTCCTCGGGCAGGCCGAGGCGGCTTTGCGGGACCTCAGGGGGCGGATGGAGCCGGGGCGCTTGTACCGGCTCTACACGGAACGGATGGTGGACGTGCAACGCCTTCGCGAACGACTCGAGTCCAGCGCCCGGGGCGCCTGGCAGGCCTGGGCGCGCGCCCTGGACGCCGTCCGGGAACGCCTGTCCATCCGCCTCCTGGAGAGGAGTTACGAGGAACGCCGACGGGCCTGGGCCGACCTGACGGACCGGTGCGACCGGGCCGCCGAGCGGGGGTGGACCGACGGCTGGCAAGTGTGGGACCATTACCGGACCCGCCTCCTCCAGGCCGGACCCGAAGCCGTCCTGGCCCGGGGCTACAGCATCTGCCTGACGGAGGACGGCCAGGTCGTGCGGGGCGTCGACCAGCTTCAGGTCGGGGCCTCCGTGCGGGTCCGCCTGCATCGAGGCCGGTTGACGGCCACGGTCACGGACTTGACGGAGTAG